The following are encoded together in the Anaerostipes caccae L1-92 genome:
- a CDS encoding sporulation initiation factor Spo0A C-terminal domain-containing protein, which produces MQNENLQLVLSDDTILQISVIHSKDRAPISDTTSHVIHINQLLNQTVSGTQHLDLSGKISKLLKQLGITPNLKGYLYLRQAIEIGVRDPSVFDGITKRLYPHIAEQNHTTSTSVERTIRHAIDTVWSKGNKELFWSITQTCTLERPTNSQFIIQLAEYFTEY; this is translated from the coding sequence ATGCAAAACGAAAATCTTCAATTGGTACTGTCAGATGATACAATTTTACAAATTTCGGTCATCCATTCAAAGGATAGGGCACCTATATCTGACACCACATCTCACGTGATTCACATTAATCAGCTGTTAAATCAGACAGTTTCCGGAACCCAGCACCTGGACCTCTCCGGAAAGATCAGCAAGCTTTTAAAACAGCTGGGCATCACCCCGAATCTGAAAGGCTACCTCTACCTGAGACAGGCAATTGAAATAGGAGTGCGGGATCCTTCGGTTTTTGACGGCATCACAAAACGTCTGTATCCGCATATTGCAGAGCAGAATCACACTACGTCGACCAGTGTAGAGAGGACGATCCGCCATGCCATCGACACTGTATGGAGCAAGGGAAACAAAGAATTATTCTGGAGCATAACTCAGACATGCACACTGGAACGTCCTACAAACAGTCAGTTTATCATTCAGCTTGCGGAATACTTTACAGAATATTAA
- a CDS encoding acetyl-CoA hydrolase/transferase family protein, whose protein sequence is MRDKKDKPWKAEYREKLVSADEAVSHIRSGQRIVFSHAAGESLVLSDALVRNRALFENVEIVHMVAMGAAKYCEPGMEKHFRHNSFFLGASTRKAAKEGRADVTPVYFSEVPELFRTTLPVDAVFLNLSPPDEHGYCSFGISVDYSKPAAMEAELVIAQINPSMPRTLGDSFIHISDIDYIVEADTPLIELPPAGISEVERAIGKNCASLIEDGDTLQLGIGAIPDAVLGFLKEKKDLGIHSEMISDGIVELYEAGVITNRRKSLHAGKSIVTFLMGTRKLYDFADNNPAVELHPVDYVNDPYVIAQNERLVSVNSCVQVDLMGQVVSASVGRRQISGVGGQVDFVRGANMSRGGKSIMAMPSTAAEGRISKIVPVIGEGAAVTTSRYDADYIVTEYGTARLKGETLRNRARKLIRIAHPDFRRMLAEEYEKRFREAWSDDE, encoded by the coding sequence ATGAGAGATAAGAAGGACAAGCCGTGGAAAGCGGAGTACAGGGAGAAGCTGGTCAGTGCGGATGAGGCGGTTTCTCATATCAGGTCAGGGCAGCGGATTGTTTTTTCTCATGCGGCAGGGGAATCTCTGGTCCTCTCGGATGCCCTTGTGAGAAACAGAGCCCTTTTTGAAAATGTGGAAATCGTCCATATGGTTGCCATGGGAGCAGCAAAATACTGTGAACCCGGGATGGAGAAACATTTTCGCCATAACAGTTTTTTTCTGGGAGCTTCTACGAGGAAGGCCGCAAAAGAGGGCAGGGCGGATGTAACACCGGTTTATTTTTCAGAAGTCCCGGAGCTTTTCCGGACAACTCTCCCCGTAGATGCAGTGTTTCTAAACCTCTCGCCTCCGGATGAGCATGGTTACTGCAGTTTCGGGATATCCGTAGATTATTCTAAACCGGCGGCTATGGAGGCGGAATTGGTGATCGCACAGATCAATCCCTCTATGCCCAGAACGCTGGGTGACAGTTTTATTCATATAAGTGACATAGATTATATTGTGGAGGCAGATACTCCTCTGATCGAACTTCCGCCTGCAGGGATTTCAGAGGTCGAGAGGGCGATTGGGAAAAACTGTGCCTCCCTGATCGAAGACGGGGACACGCTGCAGCTTGGCATCGGAGCCATCCCGGATGCTGTCCTTGGGTTCCTGAAGGAGAAAAAAGATCTCGGAATTCATTCGGAAATGATCTCAGACGGCATTGTGGAACTTTATGAGGCCGGGGTGATCACAAACCGCAGAAAAAGTCTTCATGCCGGAAAAAGCATCGTTACCTTTCTTATGGGCACGAGAAAGCTGTATGACTTCGCGGACAACAACCCGGCAGTGGAGCTTCATCCGGTGGATTATGTAAATGATCCGTATGTCATTGCACAAAATGAACGTCTGGTATCTGTCAATTCCTGTGTTCAGGTGGATTTGATGGGACAGGTTGTTTCGGCTTCGGTGGGCAGGAGACAGATCAGCGGGGTGGGAGGCCAGGTTGACTTTGTGAGGGGCGCCAATATGAGCCGGGGAGGAAAGAGCATCATGGCGATGCCGTCTACGGCGGCAGAAGGCAGGATATCAAAGATCGTACCGGTGATCGGCGAGGGAGCGGCAGTTACGACATCCAGGTATGATGCAGACTATATCGTGACGGAATATGGAACGGCGAGATTAAAAGGTGAGACTTTAAGAAACCGGGCCAGGAAGCTGATCCGGATCGCGCATCCTGACTTTCGCCGGATGCTTGCGGAAGAATATGAGAAAAGATTCCGGGAAGCCTGGAGTGATGACGAATAA
- a CDS encoding 4-hydroxybutyrate dehydrogenase: protein MQLLRLVPTVFYFDTVKQFQEEFKIGHSDLVVTNRYLYEPLLKPLGVNANYIFQEEFGDGEPSDEMIDQIKEKTSKYYYNRIFALGGGTILDISKILALDMPDGSTPLFDGEKEPVKKKQLIAVPTTCGTGSEVTNVAIAEIKSRHTKKGLAADACYADCAVLIPETLERLPYKVFLTSSIDAFIHAVESFLSPKASPATELFSGKAIEMILSGYHDMAESGREARKNNLKSYILASNYAGIAFGNAGCAAVHALSYSIGGAFHVPHGEANYQFFMDVMELYELKKPGGKIRKLRQTIADVFGWEADSAFLRLRELLSNFMETRPLKDYGMTEVQIEEFTESTVQNQQRLLKNNYVELTKEEIREIFKRRYDER from the coding sequence ATGCAGTTATTGAGACTGGTGCCCACGGTATTTTATTTTGACACTGTAAAACAGTTTCAGGAAGAATTTAAGATCGGCCACAGTGATCTGGTAGTGACAAACAGGTATCTGTATGAGCCGCTTCTGAAACCGCTGGGTGTGAACGCTAATTATATTTTTCAGGAGGAATTCGGAGACGGAGAGCCATCCGACGAGATGATCGACCAGATAAAAGAGAAGACGTCGAAGTATTATTATAACCGGATCTTTGCACTGGGAGGGGGAACGATACTGGATATCAGCAAAATACTGGCATTGGATATGCCGGACGGCAGCACTCCGCTGTTTGACGGCGAAAAGGAGCCTGTAAAAAAGAAACAGCTGATCGCAGTGCCCACAACCTGCGGCACCGGAAGCGAGGTCACGAATGTAGCTATCGCCGAAATAAAATCCAGACATACGAAAAAAGGCCTGGCAGCAGATGCCTGCTATGCGGACTGTGCGGTCCTGATACCGGAAACTCTAGAAAGACTGCCCTATAAGGTGTTTCTTACCAGCTCAATCGACGCTTTTATACATGCAGTGGAATCCTTTCTGTCGCCGAAAGCATCTCCGGCTACGGAGCTGTTCTCCGGGAAAGCCATAGAAATGATTCTGTCCGGTTACCATGATATGGCGGAGTCTGGAAGAGAGGCAAGAAAAAATAATTTGAAAAGCTATATACTGGCCTCCAACTATGCTGGCATTGCGTTCGGGAACGCGGGATGTGCCGCTGTCCACGCACTGTCTTACTCGATTGGAGGTGCATTCCATGTACCTCACGGAGAAGCCAATTACCAGTTTTTTATGGATGTGATGGAGCTATATGAATTAAAGAAACCGGGAGGAAAGATCAGAAAGCTGAGACAGACCATCGCGGATGTGTTTGGATGGGAGGCGGACTCGGCATTTCTAAGACTCCGGGAGCTTTTGTCAAACTTTATGGAGACCAGGCCGCTGAAAGACTATGGCATGACAGAAGTACAAATCGAAGAATTTACAGAGAGCACGGTACAGAATCAGCAGAGACTCTTAAAGAATAACTATGTGGAACTGACAAAAGAGGAGATCAGAGAGATATTTAAGAGGAGATATGATGAGAGATAA
- a CDS encoding MaoC family dehydratase, translated as MLKVGQEGFFYKYVTERDVKIFAEVSGDKNPLHLDEEYAKGTRFHGRIAHGMIGAGFISAAIAGVLPGPGTVYLSQMLNFERPVRIGDRVTARIKVLKIERKKSFELATLETTCVNQDNEVVISGTAQVIPAGE; from the coding sequence ATGCTCAAAGTAGGACAGGAGGGATTTTTTTATAAATATGTAACGGAGCGGGATGTGAAAATATTTGCAGAAGTATCAGGAGACAAAAACCCTCTGCATCTGGATGAAGAGTATGCCAAAGGCACCAGGTTTCATGGGCGGATTGCCCATGGGATGATCGGAGCCGGTTTTATCTCTGCGGCCATCGCCGGTGTCCTGCCGGGGCCGGGAACCGTGTACCTGAGTCAGATGCTGAATTTTGAAAGGCCAGTGAGGATCGGAGACCGGGTGACTGCCAGGATCAAAGTCCTGAAAATCGAGAGGAAGAAATCATTTGAGCTTGCAACACTGGAAACAACCTGTGTCAACCAGGACAATGAAGTTGTCATCAGCGGAACAGCGCAGGTAATTCCTGCGGGGGAATAG
- a CDS encoding zinc-dependent alcohol dehydrogenase → MDKNTVKTFRFGVLTSKGHAEVHEMKLPKLGEHQILIKQLACNICTADYGQWLGLREHQGYPMAGGHEGAGVILETGAKVVELLPGDFVAISNNYCGECEHCRKGEESQCVIRSSYDLHEGGYKGRMGFAEYQVRNATAVMKMNPELSPGEAAFLEPLATAAKGIGKLRVSPQDTVAVIGAGTMGLLNAQAVRACGARVIVTEMMEKKIKTAKAMGFEVIDAGAADPVERVKQMTGGRGADAVIVAVGATKANEQAAAILKHFDGRMLMFAAAYPAPELGISSNDIHYRRMEILGTYLGDTKDFLEAARLLNQRVVDVRPLIEASYPLEDIQKAFEEAARPGNYRVSVMLHESGREEGTCSK, encoded by the coding sequence ATGGATAAAAATACAGTGAAAACGTTCAGGTTCGGCGTTCTGACATCGAAGGGACATGCTGAAGTACATGAAATGAAGCTGCCGAAACTGGGAGAACATCAGATACTGATCAAACAGCTGGCCTGCAATATTTGTACTGCTGATTACGGACAGTGGCTGGGGCTGAGAGAACACCAGGGCTATCCTATGGCGGGCGGACATGAGGGGGCGGGAGTTATACTGGAAACCGGAGCCAAGGTAGTGGAGCTGCTGCCGGGGGATTTTGTAGCCATCTCCAATAACTACTGCGGGGAATGTGAACACTGCAGAAAAGGGGAAGAAAGCCAGTGCGTGATCCGGAGCTCCTATGACCTTCATGAGGGCGGGTATAAAGGAAGAATGGGATTTGCTGAATATCAGGTAAGAAATGCTACGGCAGTAATGAAGATGAATCCGGAATTAAGTCCCGGGGAGGCGGCTTTTTTAGAGCCTCTGGCAACCGCAGCAAAGGGAATAGGAAAGCTCAGAGTAAGCCCTCAGGATACGGTGGCAGTCATCGGGGCTGGGACTATGGGACTTTTAAATGCCCAGGCAGTCAGGGCGTGCGGTGCCAGAGTGATCGTCACTGAAATGATGGAAAAGAAGATCAAAACTGCCAAAGCCATGGGATTTGAGGTGATCGATGCCGGCGCCGCAGACCCGGTGGAGAGAGTGAAGCAGATGACAGGAGGCCGGGGCGCAGATGCTGTCATTGTGGCCGTCGGAGCCACAAAAGCCAATGAACAGGCGGCGGCCATACTCAAACATTTTGACGGCCGGATGCTGATGTTTGCAGCCGCTTATCCGGCCCCTGAGCTGGGGATTAGTTCTAATGACATCCATTACCGAAGGATGGAGATTCTGGGTACATATTTGGGCGATACAAAGGATTTTCTGGAAGCGGCCAGACTGCTCAATCAGAGAGTGGTGGATGTCAGGCCTCTGATCGAGGCCAGTTATCCGCTGGAAGATATTCAGAAAGCCTTCGAGGAGGCCGCAAGACCCGGGAATTACAGGGTCAGTGTCATGCTCCATGAGTCAGGCAGAGAGGAGGGGACATGCTCAAAGTAG